One Fusarium poae strain DAOMC 252244 chromosome 4, whole genome shotgun sequence DNA window includes the following coding sequences:
- a CDS encoding hypothetical protein (TransMembrane:1 (o1126-1153i)~BUSCO:2137at5125) — translation MAPFTQAITFNSVPSSNLDFSNLGRIGIVGDFDGISLYEYEGQNESSRNSNGSESLLAQLPNGAFTSILSSDASIRAMCSFQLSNGEMQGVVIGGNFTSLDGTQSKAVALFNPNTAEITPLDGIEGEVNAVYCDQERDTVYVGGNFKGANSTNAIAWVGTDGWTNLPFAGFNGPVKAITKASNGHIIFGGTFTGLGNSSAPNESISQVINLSTANITDDNGSSGTDPQDIVCPGSSSSSWLLQDNTPGYWEAAFSFGFEPSKLRLKNTRQDGRGTKTFRFVAYPIDGIMNLTYVDPESGNNVTCTSECPLLDNDDYQEFTFVNRVGMNRFRLAVSDWYGTGGGLEAIELYQSDIYAYAISDFNEPKCGGIKNPSSATHTGPWKVSPSLESSSEYLVAELDGDYDPESVSVTFYPNIMESGNYSVNIYTPGCRADDTCDSRGRVNITGIMSGDDGKDTNFTSQLFQTNYFDKYDQIYFGYIEKSSGSFKPSVTLRPVAGQVDPLTVVAQRVEFTLTNSTGGLNGLFDFDPEQAVVNTSSLTSSPINKLGASFDRSSGVSVLVTDSNTTYVGGNFTSRDHDNILAIIENDDVKEPGGGLNGEVFAMYLNDTQLYVGGDFSNTDNGPVTGLDNIAVYDTEEDKWSPLGAGVDGPVKYAVPLMVNITANTPELVIAFTGSFSSCNAFDDYDAISVDGFAIWVASKSNWLQNLDGNYPAFGGSLTAAVLDIPMDGGSLYAGALSSAQLGAGGAATLSDEGLGQFPLKIRTSTSESKSSSLSRRDVTSFDKNTTGVVTGIFYDDNDYNITVLAGHFTTESTKGEQIQNIALLEDDTVTGLGSDISNSSTFVALAVRDGILFAGGDISGTIDGTDIRGLVSYDLESKSFNSQPASVSGANGTVAAIAVRPGDSGDIYVGGSFDTAGALDCPGLCTYNVNSGQWNRPGSQLEGTVFSLLWMSKNQLVVGGDLRGNGSSQRYLSSWDANAESWSNFPGSEDIPGPISVISPGSSDYEQLWVAGTSSEDDSVFIMKYDGEKWHTVKPSLSSDTIIRGLQVFSVTQDHGDTDLLDKNQVLMLTGSIDIPDFGVASAALFNGTVYQPYAMTIKAGDGPGTIASIFSQRDSFFKEEKHMALGFVVLIGLAIALGLMLLLVLCGIILDRIRKKREGYVPAPTSMYDRGSGMRHIPPHELLESLGHGRGGAPPRV, via the exons ATGGCGCCTTTTACACAAGCCATCACCTTCAACTCAGTACCATCATCAAATTTGGACTTCTCAAATTTAGGCAGGATCGGCATAGTCGGAGATTTCGATGGAATTTCACTCTACGAATATGAGGGGCAGAATGAGAGCTCTCGCAACTCTAATGGCAGCGAGTCACTTCTAGCTCAATTGCCCAACGGTGCTTTCACCTCAATATTATCTAGCGATGCCTCGATACGAGCCATGTGCTCATTCCAACTCAGTAACGGAGAAATGCAGGGAGTGGTAATAGGTGGTAATTTCACGAGTTTGGACGGTACACAATCGAAGGCAGTCGCATTATTCAACCCCAATACGGCCGAAATCACACCTCTGGACGGAATCGAAGGCGAGGTCAACGCCGTGTATTGCGACCAGGAGCGAGACACGGTCTATGTGGGTGGTAATTTTAAGGGTGCCAACTCCACGAACGCAATCGCATGGGTCGGTAcagatggatggacaaaCTTGCCTTTTGCTGGTTTCAACGGTCCCGTCAAGGCTATCACGAAAGCCTCTAACGGGCACATCATCTTTGGTGGAACCTTTACAGGTCTAGGAAATTCGAGCGCCCCAAACGAATCCATCAGTCAGGTTATCAATCTCTCGACGGCAAACATCACCGATGATAATGGTTCTTCGGGAACTGACCCCCAAGATATTGTCTGCCCCGGATCTTCATCAAGCTCTTGGTTGTTACAAGATAATACGCCTGGGTATTGGGAAGCTGCTTTCTCCTTCGGTTTTGAGCCCTCCAAACTCAGGCTTAAAAATACCCGCCAGGATGGCCGCGGCACCAAGACCTTCCGCTTCGTCGCTTACCCTATCGACGGAATTATGAATCTAACATATGTCGACCCAGAGAGCGGTAATAACGTTACCTGCACTAGCGAGTGCCCTCTTCTTGACAACGACGATTACCAAGAGTTCACGTTTGTGAACCGTGTTGGCATGAATAGGTTCCGCCTCGCTGTTTCTGATTGGTATGGCACCGGTGGTGGGCTGGAGGCTATCGAGTTATATCAGAGCGACATCTATGCTTATGCTATCTCTGACTTTAACGAACCGAAATGCGGCGGAATCAAGAACCCTTCTTCAGCTACTCACACCGGACCTTGGAAGGTTTCCCCATCTTTGGAGAGCAGTTCTGAGTACCTGGTTGCTGAGCTTGATGGCGATTATGATCCCGAATCGGTCTCCGTCACATTCTATCCCAATATCATGGAATCTGGCAATTATTCTGTGAATATTTACACCCCAGGTTGTCGAGCCGATGATACCTGCGATTCGAGAGGTCGTGTTAATATCACAGGCATCATGTCAGGTGACGATGGCAAGGACACCAACTTTACTTCACAATTATTCCAAACGAATTACTTCGACAAATACGACCAGATCTACTTCGGATATATTGAGAAAAGTTCGGGATCTTTCAAGCCCTCGGTAACCCTTCGCCCGGTTGCTGGTCAAGTTGACCCCTTGACCGTTGTCGCCCAGAGGGTCGAATTCACTCTTACCAATTCTACTGGTGGCCTCAATGGTCTTTTCGACTTCGACCCTGAACAAGCCGTCGTCAACACATCAAGCCTTACAAGCTCACCAATCAACAAGCTCGGTGCCAGCTTTGACAGGAGCTCTGGTGTGTCTGTTCTTGTGACTGATAGCAACACCACCTATGTTGGCGGTAACTTCACCTCAAGGGATCACGATAACATCCTCGCTATTATTGAAAATGACGATGTCAAGGAACCCGGTGGTGGTCTCAATGGCGAAGTTTTCGCCATGTATCTCAACGACACGCAGCTTTATGTTGGTGGAGACTTTTCCAACACTGACAATGGCCCCGTCACAGGCCTGGACAACATTGCCGTCTACGATACCGAAGAGGACAAATGGAGTCCCCTAGGTGCCGGCGTAGACGGTCCCGTGAAGTACGCTGTGCCGTTGATGGTCAACATCACCGCGAATACGCCTGAACTAGTGATTGCATTCACTGGCAGTTTTTCTTCGTGCAATGCTTTCGATGATTACGATGCCATTTCAGTGGACGGCTTCGCCATCTGGGTGGCCTCCAAGAGCAATTGGTTACAGAATCTTGACGGCAACTACCCTGCATTTGGTGGCTCACTCACAGCCGCTGTTCTTGACATTCCTATGGACGGTGGATCACTTTACGCCGGTGCTCTTTCGTCCGCACAGCTCGGGGCAGGTGGTGCTGCCACACTCTCAGATGAGGGTCTCGGCCAGTTCCCTCTCAAGATTCGCACCTCCACGTCTGAATCTAAGTCTTCTTCATTAAGTCGCCGAGATGTAACATCATTCGATAAGAACACCACTGGCGTGGTAACCGGTATTTTCTACGACGATAACGACTACAACATCACTGTCCTCGCAGGTCATTTCACTACTGAGTCGACAAAGGGCGAACAGATCCAGAATATCGCCCTTCTCGAGGACGATACCGTGACTGGACTTGGATCCGATATTTCCAATAGTTCCACTTTCGTCGCTCTTGCTGTTCGCGACGGAATCTTGTTTGCAGGTGGCGATATCAGTGGTACCATTGATGGAACCGATATTCGTGGTCTTGTCTCCTACGATCTTGAATCAAAATCGTTCAACTCGCAGCCTGCTTCTGTTTCGGGCGCCAATGGTACTGTTGCAGCTATTGCCGTTCGTCCCGGTGATTCTGGTGACATCTATGTTGGCGGCTCATTCGATACTGCCGGTGCTTTGGACTGCCCTGGTCTTTGTACCTACAACGTCAACTCTGGACAGTGGAACCGCCCAGGGAGTCAACTCGAGGGCACTGTCTTCAGCTTGTTGTGGATGAGCAAAAACCAacttgttgttggtggtgatcTCCGCGGTAACGGGTCGAGCCAGCGCTATCTCTCAAGCTGGGACGCAAATGCTGAGTCTTGGTCCAACTTTCCTGGTTCTGAAGACATTCCCGGCCCTATCTCAGTCATCTCTCCTGGATCCAGCGATTACGAACAACTCTGGGTGGCTGGTACTTCCAGTGAGGATGACTCTGTCTTTATCATGAAGTATGATGGCGAGAAGTGGCATACCGTTAAGCCCTCCTTGTCATCGGACACCATCATTCGTGGCCTGCAGGTGTTTTCTGTAACTCAGGATCATGGAGACACTGACCTGCTGGACAAGAACCAGGTCTTGATGCTAACAGGCTCTATCGATATCCCCGACTTCGGAGTCGCTTCGGCAGCTCTCTTCAACGGCACAGTGTATCAACCGTATGCAATGACGATAAAGGCAGGCGATGGTCCAGGCACCATCGCCAGTATCTTTTCTCAGAGGGATAGTTTCTTCAAAGAAG AGAAGCACATGGCTTTGGGCTTCGTGGTTCTTATCGGCCTTGCTATCGCACTTGGCTtgatgcttcttcttgtcctttgTGGCATCATCCTCGACCGTATTCGCAAGAAGCGCGAGGGTTACGTCCCTGCGCCTACTTCCATGTACGACCGAGGCAGCGGAATGCGACACATCCCGCCTCATGAACTACTCGAGTCTCTTGGCCACGGTCGAGGCGGTGCACCACCTCGCGtctaa
- a CDS encoding hypothetical protein (BUSCO:48640at5125) → MFALRRTMANMAPQASSSLKQAGKVICIGRNFAEHIAELNSAKPKQPFFFLKPTSSIVLPGEGAVLRPKGIEMHYEVELALIIGKLTRDLQASDVQGAMDAVKAYAVAIDFTARNAQNEAKKKGLPWSIAKGFDTFLPMSNIIPKTAIQDPHNVELFLQLNGETKQQGSTNLMIYQIPRILSDISKVMTLHPGDIVLTGTPAGVGPAAPGDVVRAGLRIDGKEVEEGAIEIPVEESPSSYTFSET, encoded by the exons ATGTTTGCTCTCAGACGCACAATGGCCAACATGGCGCCCCAAGCATCATCTAGCCTTAAGCAAGCAGGCAAGGTCATCTGTATTGGCCGCAACTTTGC GGAACATATTGCCGAGCTCAACAGTGCCAAGCCAAAGCagcccttcttctttctcaagcCCACATCGTCCATCGTGCTCCCTGGCGAGGGTGCTGTCCTGAGACCCAAGGGCATTGAGATGCACTACGAAGTTGAGCTTGCTCTTATTATTGGCAAGCTGACTCGAGATCTACAAGCCTCTGATGTTCAGGGTGCTATGGACGCTGTCAAGG CTTACGCTGTTGCAATTGACTTTACCGCTCGTAACGCTCAAaacgaggccaagaagaaaggTCTTCCATGGTCAATTGCCAAGGGTTTCGACACTTTCCTGCCCATGAGCAACATCATTCCCAAGACCGCCATCCAGGACCCTCACAACGTGGAGCTTTTCCTCCAGCTCAACGGCGAGACCAAGCAACAGGGTTCGACCAACCTGATGATCTACCAGATCCCTCGCATTCTGAGCGACATCTCAAAGGTCATGACTCTTCACCCTGGCGATATTGTCCTCACCGGTACACCTGCTGGTGTTGGCCCTGCTGCGCCTGGCGACGTTGTTCGTGCTGGTTTAAGGATTGATGGAaaggaggtggaggaagGTGCTATTGAGATTCCCGTCGAGGAGTCGCCCAGTTCCTACACCTTCTCTGAGACTTAG
- a CDS encoding hypothetical protein (TransMembrane:2 (o814-832i844-864o)~BUSCO:4223at5125) — MVKSYLKYEHGKSFGVVASSTSNLVWSSKDRTGTGAGQAIVAANEEVLCWDIKKGELLSRWRDERCTVPVTAIAQSKADKDVFAVGYEDGSIRLWDSKISSVILNFNGHKSAITKLVFDKSGVRLASGSRDTDIIMWDLVAEVGQFKLRGHKDQITGLQFVEPEAQVQDEDGSRAMVIDGEGTHEGFLLTTGKDSLIKLWDLSSRHCIETHISQNNGECWALGLSPDYSGCVTAGNDGEIKVWSLDADGLALSTHQVDTPAAAQYLQDRGTLHRQSKDRATEVVFHPKKDYFAVHGSEKAVDVWRLRSEAEIKKALARKRRRRREKVKDGKAPEEEANGEEPEDVSKADISDVFVQHVIVRTGGRVRSVDWAVPSGQKDLQLLVGTTNNLLEYYSVSRKDKSDKSKKEDAPEYTRALSVELPGHRTDIRALSLSSDDKMLASASNGNLKIWNVKTQSCIRTFECGYALCCAFLPGDKVVVVGTKSGELQLFDVASAALLDSVDAHEKAIWSLSVHPDGQSVVSGSADQTAKFWDFKIVQEEVLGTRRTTPKLKLVQSRTLKVSHDILSLKFSPDARLLAVALFDSTVKVFFVDSLKLYLNLYGHKLPVLSMDISYDSKMIVTSSADKNIRIWGLDFGDCHKALYGHKDSILQVAFVPHNNDGNGHHFFSSSKDRTIRYWDGDKFEQIQRMDGHHGEVWAIAVSHSGNLLVSAGHDKSIRVWDETDEQIFLEEEREKEMEELYESTLTTSLEREADAQDENNEVGAASKQTSETLMAGERIAEALEMGMADLNLLKEYEEAKLTNPHAQPPQRNMVFLALGNITAEAYVLSVLQKIKASALHDALLVLPFASVPILFTFLNIFAMRSMNMPLTCRILFFMLKTHHKQIVASRSMKVMLDGIRINLRASLKRQKDEMGVNIAALKVVGMQIRDKSIKDYVDENWEEENDARSAKKRTFVDVA, encoded by the exons ATGGTCAAGTCATACTT AAAATACGAGCACGGCAAGTCCTTTGGTGTTGTCGCCTCGTCGACTTCGAACCTGGTATGGTCATCCAAAGACCGAACAGGAACCGGCGCAGGACAGGCGATCGTCGCCGCGAACGAGGAGGTTCTTTGCTGGGACATCAAAAAGGGCGAACTTCTCAGCCGCTGGAGAGATGAACGATGCACGGTACCTGTAACTGCGATCGCGCAAAGCAAAGCCGACAAGGACGTCTTTGCTGTCGGATACGAGGACGGCAGCATTCGACTTTGGGACAGCAAGATTTCCTCTGTCATACTCAACTTTAACGGACACAAGTCGGCAATCACAAAACTTGTATTCGACAAGTCCGGCGTCAGACTTGCCAGTGGATCTCGGGATACGGACATTATCATGTGGGACCTTGTTGCAGAGGTTGGTCAATTCAAACTGCGCGGACACAAGGACCAAATCACCGGTCTTCAGTTTGTTGAGCCAGAAGCTCAAGTCCAGGACGAGGATGGCTCGCGTGCCATGGTTATCGATGGCGAAGGAACACACGAAGGCTTCCTCTTGACGACTGGCAAAGACTCGCTCATCAAGCTCTGGGATCTCTCGTCAAGACACTGTATAGAGACTCATATTTCGCAAAACAACGGCGAATGTTGGGCTCTCGGTCTTTCTCCAGACTACAGCGGATGTGTCACTGCCGGCAATGATGGTGAAATCAAGGTTTGGTCATTGGATGCCGATGGTCTTGCGCTCAGCACCCACCAGGTGGACACACCCGCTGCAGCCCAATATCTCCAGGATAGAGGAACGCTACACAGACAGAGCAAGGATAGGGCAACCGAGGTCGTGTTCCACCCTAAGAAAGATTACTTTGCGGTTCACGGTTCAGAAAAGGCAGTCGACGTGTGGCGACTACGATCCGAGGCCGAGATAAAAAAGGCTCTGGCACGTAAGCGAAGAAGACGTCGTGAGAAGGTCAAGGATGGCAAGGCGCCCGAGGAGGAAGCCAATGGTGAAGAGCCCGAGGACGTCTCAAAGGCCGACATCAGTGATGTGTTTGTTCAGCACGTCATTGTGCGAACAGGAGGAAGGGTTCGCTCTGTCGACTGGGCTGTACCCAGCGGGCAGAAAGATCTCCAATTGCTAGTAGGAACCACAAACAACTTGCTCGAGTACTACAGCGTCTCACGCAAGGACAAGAGCGATAAGTCAAAGAAGGAAGACGCTCCTGAATACACAAGGGCTCTGTCCGTCGAGCTACCCGGTCACCGAACGGATATTCGGGCCCTTTCGCTAAGCTCGGATGACAAGATGCTAGCGTCTGCTTCCAATGGCAACTTGAAGATTTGGAATGTAAAGACTCAGTCCTGCATTCGAACATTCGAGTGTGGTTATGCGCTATGCTGTGCTTTCCTTCCCGGAGATAAGGTTGTGGTTGTTGGCACCAAGAGCGGCGAGTTGCAGCTCTTTGACGTCGCTTCAGCggccctccttgacagcGTCGATGCCCATGAGAAAGCCATCTGGTCACTGAGCGTCCACCCTGACGGCCAATCTGTGGTTTCGGGCAGTGCTGACCAGACAGCCAAGTTCTGGGACTTCAAGATCGTGCAGGAGGAGGTTCTAGGTACAAGGAGAACAACACCAAAGCTCAAGTTGGTGCAATCGAGGACGTTGAAGGTTTCCCACGATATTCTCAGCCTCAAGTTCTCACCAGATGCAAGACTTCTGGCCGTTGCCCTATTTGACAGCACAGTCAAGGTCTTCTTTGTTGATTCTCTCAAGCTCTATCTCAACTTATACGGCCACAAGCTACCTGTCCTGAGTATGGACATATCATATGACAGCAAGATGATTGTCACAAGTTCGGCCGACAAGAACATCAGAATATGGGGTCTTGATTTCGGTGACTGTCATAAAGCCCTGTATGGCCACAAGGACAGTATTCTACAGGTCGCCTTCGTGCCACATAACAACGATGGCAACGGCCACCACTTTTTCAGCAGCAGTAAGGATCGTACGATTCGATACTGGGACGGCGATAAGTTTGAGCAGATCCAGAGGATGGACGGGCACCACGGAGAAGTGTGGGCAATTGCTGTTTCCCATAGCGGCAACCTTTTGGTCAGTGCCGGCCACGACAAGAGTATTCGGGTCTGGGACGAGACCGATGAACAGATCTTCCTCGAGGAAGAGCgagagaaagagatggaGGAGTTATACGAGAGCACCCTTACCACATCTCTGGAACGTGAAGCGGATGCCCAGGATGAGAACAATGAGGTCGGCGCGGCGAGCAAGCAGACTTCAGAAACCCTCATGGCTGGTGAACGAATAGCTGAAGCCCTCGAGATGGGTATGGCTGACTTGAACCTCCTTAAGGAGTACGAGGAAGCCAAACTTACAAACCCACATGCCCAACCTCCTCAGCGCAACATGGTCTTCCTCGCTCTCGGCAACATCACCGCCGAAGCCTACGTCCTCTCTGTTCTGCAGAAAATCAAGGCCTCTGCATTGCACGATGCCCTTCTGGTCCTGCCCTTCGCTTCCGTCCCCATTCTCTTCACCTTCCTCAACATCTTTGCCATGCGATCTATGAATATGCCTCTTACATGCCGCATTCTATTTTTCATGCTCAAGACACATCACAAGCAAATTGTTGCTAGCCGTAGCATGAAGGTCATGCTCGACGGCATCCGCATCAACCTCCGCGCTTCGCTCAAGCGCCAGAAGGACGAGATGGGAGTCAACATTGCTGCTCTCAAGGTTGTTGGCATGCAGATTCGCGACAAGAGCATCAAGGACTACGTGGATGAGAACTGGGAGGAGGAGAATGATGCCAGGAGTGCCAAGAAGCGGACatttgttgatgttgcttAA
- the LCL3 gene encoding putative endonuclease lcl3 (TransMembrane:1 (o46-65i)) produces MIWPFGTKDSRKENEMKLEEEAKRQSVSWTDTIARLRSDPFDAAQAWAPVVLFPLAGMAVLQLYANYLRRIPGSAYVRPNFFRNRSIYGRVTSVGDGDNFHLFHTPGGRSLGWGWLRRIPETRKDLKDRTAESKIPIRIAGVDAPECAHFGKPAQRYSAEALAWLRNYLLKRNVRAYVWRKDQYDRIVATVYTRRWLFRRDVGLEMIKAGVATTYEAKQGAEFGGRQAIYEKAEAKAKQKRKGMWSGKAKDFESPRAYKTKWAGTDKTGT; encoded by the exons ATGATATGGCCGTTCGGAACGAAGGACTCCAGAAAGGAAAATGAGATGAAACTCGAAGAAGAGGCGAAGCGGCAGTCCGTCTCGTGGACAGATACAATAGCCCGCCTCAGATCAGATCCTTTCGATGCAGCACAGGCCTGGGCGCCCGTCGTTCTGTTTCCACTGGCAGGCATGGCAGTTCTTCAGCTGTACGCAAACTATCTTCGTCGCATACCCGGATCAGCGTATGTGCGTCCCAACTTCTTCCGAAACAGAAGTATCTATGGTCGGGTTACCAGCGTTGGTGATGGGGACAACTTCCATCTCTTCCATACTCCGGGTGGTCGTTCTTTGGGATGGGGCTGGCTAAGGAGAATCCCCGAAACCCGCAAGGACCTAAAAGACCGGACG GCTGAATCAAAGATCCCGATTCGCATTGCTGGCGTCGACGCTCCGGAATGCGCTCACTTCGGGAAGCCAGCACAACGTTATTCAGCTGAAGCACTCGCATGGCTAAGAAACTATCTTCTTAAACGCAATGTTAGAGCATACGTCTGGAGAAAGGACCAGTACGACCGAATTGTTGCGACAGTGTATACGCGACGGTGGCTGTTTCGAAGGGACGTAGGCCTGGAGATGATAAAGGCTGGTGTAGCGACAACATACGAAGCCAAGCAGGGGGCGGAGTTTGGGGGAAGACAGGCAATCTATGAAAAGGCTGAAGCTAAAGCCAAGCAGAAACGAAAGGGGATGTGGTCGGGCAAGGCCAAAGATTTCGAAAGCCCAAGAGCTTACAAGACAAAGTGGGCTGGAACTGACAAAACCGGCACTTGA